Proteins found in one Labrus bergylta chromosome 8, fLabBer1.1, whole genome shotgun sequence genomic segment:
- the LOC109997919 gene encoding double-strand-break repair protein rad21 homolog A, translated as MFYAHFVLSKRGPLAKIWLAAHWDKKLTKAHVFECNLESSVESIISPKVKMALRTSGHLLLGVVRIYHRKAKYLLADCNEAFIKIKMAFRPGVVDLPEENREAAYNAITLPEEFHDFDQPLPDLDDIDVAQQFTLNQSRVEEITMREDVGNLSLLQDNDFADFGMDDREMMREASTFEEDIMHGATAPNLLLEAEPGPANLPDKSNHMEYDDFGDASLGNSDGGMLVDKLLSSGDGGGIFDDPPAITESVMMPQDHGDDEDDFDALQSPGPDSPDSGPVEPLPAMADQTEQTTLVHNEEEAFALEPIDITVKETKAKRKRKLIVDSVKELDSKTIRAQLSDYSDIVTTLDLAPPTKKLMMWKETGGVEKLFSLPAQPLWNPRLLKMFTRCLTPLVPDELRKRRKGGEADSLDEFLKELENPEVPREEVMSQHRDVIDQTIMEEPSMLAASAMEGSRTTLDETVMPPPSTPRGVKRKALDKEGALPMAPLEQQQVAERSVLSQRLDMPQVDLPPEETSLSLTQLVPELDLLGEKDKDKKDDSDEEEEEEGQAGDQDQEEKRWNKRTQQMLHGLQRVMAKTGADSISLLELCRNNNKKQAAAKFYSFLVLKKQQAIEVTQTEPYSDIIATAGPRFHLI; from the exons ATGTTCTACGCCCACTTTGTCCTCAGCAAACGTGGGCCGCTGGCCAAGATCTGGCTAGCGGCCCATTGGGACAAGAAGCTGACCAAGGCCCACGTGTTTGAATGCAACTTGGAGAGCAGTGTGGAGAGCATCATCTCACCCAAG GTGAAGATGGCTCTTCGCACATCAGGCCACTTGCTCCTTGGGGTTGTGAGAATCTACCACAGGAAGGCAAAGTATCTGCTTGCTGACTGTAATGAAGCTTTTATCAAGATCAAAATGGCTTTTAGGCCAG GTGTGGTGGATCTCCCTGAGGAAAACAGAGAGGCAGCCTACAATGCCATCACCTTACCTGAAGAGTTCCATGACTTTGACCAGCCGCTTCCTGACCTGGA TGATATAGATGTGGCACAGCAATTCACCCTGAACCAGAGCAGAGTGGAAGAGATCACCATGAGGGAAGACGTTGGCAACCTTAGCCTCCTACAGGATAATGACTTTG CTGACTTCGGCATGGATGATCGGGAGATGATGCGTGAAGCCAGCACGTTTGAGGAGGATATCATGCATGGTGCCACAGCCCCTAACCTGCTGCTAGAGGCTGAGCCTGGTCCTGCTAATCTCCCCGACAAGTCCAACCACATGGAATATGATGACTTTGGCGATGCCTCACTGGGCAACAGTGATGGGGGAATGCTGG TTGATAAGCTACTGAGTTCTGGAGATGGAGGCGGTATTTTTGATGACCCTCCAGCCATCACAGAAAGTGTCATGATGCCTCAAGACCATGGGGACGATGAAGACGACTTTGACGCCCTCCAGTCAC cgggTCCAGACAGCCCAGACTCTGGTCCAGTAGAGCCACTGCCAGCTATGGCTGACCAGACAGAACAGACCACTCTGGTGCACAACGAGGAGGAGGCTTTCGCCCTGGAGCCTATTGACATCACTG TGAAAGAGACCAAGGCTAAGCGTAAGAGGAAGCTGATTGTGGACAGTGTGAAGGAGCTGGACAGTAAGACCATCAGGGCCCAGCTCTCTGACTACTCAGACATTGTCACCACCCTGGACCTCGCTCCTCCCACCAAGAAGCTGATGATGTGGAAGGAGACCGGTGGAGTGGAGAAGCTTTTCTCTCTGCCTGCCCAGCCTCTCTGGAATCCCAGGCTGCTTAAG ATGTTCACACGCTGCCTGACGCCTCTGGTGCCAGACGAgctgaggaagagaagaaagggCGGTGAAGCAGACAGTCTTGATGAGTTCCTCAAAGAGCTGGAGAACCCAGAGGTGCCAAGAGAGGAGgtcatgagtcagcacagagatGTTATTG ACCAGACTATCATGGAGGAGCCTAGCATGCTGGCTGCCTCTGCAATGGAAGGCAGCAGGACGACCCTGGATGAGACAGTCATGCCTCCTCCGTCAACCCCCCGTGGAGTCAAACGCAAAGCCCTCGACAAAGAAGGCGCCCTTCCT ATGGCTCccctggagcagcagcaggtggcTGAGCGCTCAGTCTTGTCTCAGAGGTTAGACATGCCTCAGGTGGATCTGCCCCCAGAAGAGACCAGCCTCAGCCTCACCCAGCTTGTCCCTGAGCTCGACCTGCTTggtgaaaaagacaaagacaagaagGATGatagtgatgaagaggag GAAGAGGAAGGCCAGGCAGGAGACCAGGATCAGGAGGAGAAGAGATGGAACAAGAGAACCCAGCAGATGCTGCACGGTCTACAG CGTGTCATGGCTAAGACTGGGGCAGACTCAATCAGCCTGCTTGAATTATGCCGGAACAACAACAAGAAGCAGGCAGCTGCCAAGTTTTACAGTTTCCTGGTCCTCAAGAAGCAGCAAGCCATCGAGGTCACCCAGACTGAGCCCTACAGCGACATCATCGCCACCGCTGGACCAAGATTCCATCTTATTTAG